DNA from Candidatus Paceibacterota bacterium:
AATGGACATTGGCTCTGGAGGAGTTCGGGGCCAGACAGGCGATCGAATACGACCAGGAAGACGAATGGCTCCGCCGTGTGCAGAAGGAATTCCCCAGTTACATCCCATTCCTGACGAAGAAATGCGGTTTGGAATTTCGCGGTCGAGTATTGGAGATTGGAGCCGGCGGGGCCTGGCTCAGCGCGGAGCTTTCCAAACTGCCCCGGGTAGTTGAAGTCATCGCGACCGATGCCTCGCCGAAGGTGCTCAAGGAAAGGGCCCCCAGGGTGTTCAAGTTGCGCCACGCCAACAACGCCAAAATCACCCGCATGCCGGGTGATTTTCACAACCTGGATTTCCCCAGCAACCACTTCGATTTCGTGGTTTGCTCCGGCGTACTGCACCGCGCGGCGAACATCGTGCAAGTGCTGCGCGAGGCCAAGCGCGTGCTGAAACCCGGCGGGCAATTGGTGGCCATACGTGAACCAGTCTGGCCGCTGCTCAAGATGAAGTCGCGCGCGAAGGTGCTGGCCAAACTGA
Protein-coding regions in this window:
- a CDS encoding methyltransferase domain-containing protein; translated protein: MHQDESKYVENKTFLSRRAREWTLALEEFGARQAIEYDQEDEWLRRVQKEFPSYIPFLTKKCGLEFRGRVLEIGAGGAWLSAELSKLPRVVEVIATDASPKVLKERAPRVFKLRHANNAKITRMPGDFHNLDFPSNHFDFVVCSGVLHRAANIVQVLREAKRVLKPGGQLVAIREPVWPLLKMKSRAKVLAKLIATGVNERFYTLSDYKEFFKQAALPLHVKRINLSRGFKFYVNKVVNGLTHARYAFIGSKRGRT